Below is a window of Paramagnetospirillum magneticum AMB-1 DNA.
GTATCGCCCGGCATGCGCGACGCCTCGGCGAACGGCCCCCGGGAGCCGGCCTCCACCACCCAAAGATCGGCGGCCGGGGCCCGCACCAGCGACAGGGCATCCTCGACCAGTCCGCGATAGATGCCGATCATGGACAGCACCACGCCGAGCAGCAGGGACAGCCCCAGGCAGGTCAGCAGGAACCGCCCCAGCTTGTGCCGGATATCGCGCAGCGCCAGATTCATGGCGGCGCGTCGGTGGTGCGGACGGAGCGGCCTTCGGCCAGCCCGGAAACCAGCCGGGTCACCACCCTGCCCGCCTCGGGCAGGCCGCCGGTCACCACCAGCCGGCCATCCAGGGTGCGATGGCCGAACGACAGGGGGCGGCGGGCCAGCCGGCCGCCCTCCACCACCCAGGCCATGCCCTGGCGACCGTCGAAGCCCTCGACCGCCGTGGCAGGGACCAGAATGGCGCCGTCCACCAGGGCGGTGTCGATCACCACCTCGGCCTGCTCGCCCAGATGCTGGGGACATTCGGCGCAGGCCACGTAGATCTTCCGTTCCTCGGTGGTGCGGTCGCTCTCGATGTCGATGCGCACCACCCGCCCCGCGAACCGCTTGGCGGGGGCGGAGCGTAGCCGCACCTCGGCCCCCTGCCCCAGCGCCACGTCGCCGGCCAGGGTTTCGTCCACATAGGCGAGAACCCAGACGCTGTGCAGATCGAACAGGGTGAACACCCCCTCGCCCGGCGCCACCACGCTGCCCAATTCCCGCGAGCGCAGGGAAATCCGTCCGTCATAGGGCGCGGTCAGGCTGTGCCGGGCCAGCAGGACCTCGTTCAGCTCCAACTGAGCGCGGGCATCGGCCAGGGTGGCCAGGGCCAGGGCCACCTCGGCATTGGCGGCCTGGGCATCGGCTCCGGCGCTGACCGCGGCGGCATGGGCGTCGCCGAAGGTCTCCTCGCTGACCGTGCCGGACGCCACC
It encodes the following:
- a CDS encoding efflux RND transporter periplasmic adaptor subunit, which gives rise to MKVVPVLRSHPRLAVLFAVVLAGLVIGRLVLGGVSVEVAVPSGQVPIRVYGLGTIEAKVSSKIGFAVAGTLVDLGADAGQSVSKGQVLARLDDAEQRAKVSAARAQYEKALAQSASARAIVAKTAVNRAQKEKVSQRRKSLVASGTVSEETFGDAHAAAVSAGADAQAANAEVALALATLADARAQLELNEVLLARHSLTAPYDGRISLRSRELGSVVAPGEGVFTLFDLHSVWVLAYVDETLAGDVALGQGAEVRLRSAPAKRFAGRVVRIDIESDRTTEERKIYVACAECPQHLGEQAEVVIDTALVDGAILVPATAVEGFDGRQGMAWVVEGGRLARRPLSFGHRTLDGRLVVTGGLPEAGRVVTRLVSGLAEGRSVRTTDAPP